A single region of the Alphaproteobacteria bacterium genome encodes:
- a CDS encoding NADH:ubiquinone oxidoreductase subunit NDUFA12, whose amino-acid sequence MRLTSLISFVFDWWHRAPWGTWIFTFRRGEYVATDAMGNRYYQEKGRPEVGRYHWERRRRWVIYADVAEGSMVPPEWNAWLQHNAAEAPTNAPADYAWEKPHVPNLTGTSGAYRPAGHVLGSGARRSASGDYEPWQPN is encoded by the coding sequence TTGCGCCTGACTTCATTGATTTCGTTCGTCTTCGACTGGTGGCACCGGGCCCCATGGGGCACCTGGATATTTACCTTCCGGCGTGGCGAATACGTCGCGACCGACGCCATGGGGAATCGCTACTACCAGGAAAAGGGGCGGCCCGAGGTTGGACGCTACCACTGGGAACGCCGCCGCCGCTGGGTGATCTACGCCGATGTCGCCGAGGGATCGATGGTCCCGCCGGAATGGAACGCCTGGCTCCAGCATAACGCCGCCGAAGCGCCCACAAATGCTCCGGCAGACTACGCCTGGGAGAAGCCCCACGTGCCCAACCTCACCGGGACGTCGGGGGCGTACCGGCCTGCCGGCCATGTCCTTGGGTCCGGAGCGCGCCGCAGCGCCTCCGGGGACTACGAACCCTGGCAACCGAACTGA
- a CDS encoding DUF2155 domain-containing protein → MWRVVAAALGAALAVTPALAQDRAIAVLRALDKVTARVSTIEAPVGREVRFGTLRILVRSCAKRPPEEPPETSVFLEILDLRPRGAPQRVFTGWMFASSPALSAMEHPTYDVWPIDCRAAAPPPASGSE, encoded by the coding sequence ATGTGGCGCGTGGTTGCCGCCGCCTTGGGGGCCGCGCTCGCGGTCACCCCGGCGCTGGCGCAGGACCGGGCCATTGCAGTTCTCCGTGCCCTCGACAAGGTAACCGCGCGGGTCTCGACGATCGAGGCGCCGGTGGGCCGCGAGGTGCGCTTCGGGACGTTGCGCATTCTGGTGCGGAGTTGTGCAAAACGGCCCCCCGAAGAGCCGCCCGAAACTAGCGTTTTCCTAGAAATCCTCGATCTGCGCCCGCGTGGCGCGCCGCAGCGGGTCTTCACCGGCTGGATGTTTGCCTCCAGTCCCGCGCTCTCGGCCATGGAACACCCGACCTACGATGTCTGGCCGATCGACTGCAGGGCTGCCGCACCGCCGCCCGCCTCGGGCAGCGAGTAG
- the aat gene encoding leucyl/phenylalanyl-tRNA--protein transferase codes for MKLTPEILLRAYASGVFPMAEDRNDPTLFWVDPDTRGVLPLQSFHLSRRLARKVRQDAFRVTVDRAFVKVVESCAAPARGRETTWINDEIIVLYSGLAQIGHAHSVEAWSADGALVGGLYGVSLGGAFFGESMFSRATDASKVALTHLVARLIAGGFTLLDTQFVTDHLASFGAIEIPRETYHAQLAAAMRVEADFYSLPEAGGGAAALQSIGQTS; via the coding sequence ATGAAACTTACCCCTGAGATCCTTCTGCGAGCCTATGCCAGCGGCGTCTTCCCGATGGCGGAGGACCGCAACGACCCGACGCTTTTCTGGGTCGACCCCGACACCCGGGGTGTCCTACCGCTTCAATCGTTTCATTTGTCCCGCCGGCTTGCCCGGAAAGTGCGCCAAGATGCATTTCGGGTCACGGTCGACCGCGCATTCGTGAAAGTCGTCGAGTCCTGTGCCGCGCCGGCCCGGGGGCGAGAAACGACCTGGATCAACGATGAGATCATCGTGCTGTATTCGGGACTGGCGCAGATCGGCCACGCCCACAGCGTCGAGGCCTGGAGCGCCGATGGGGCGTTAGTAGGCGGGCTCTATGGGGTCTCGCTCGGCGGCGCGTTCTTCGGCGAAAGCATGTTCAGCCGCGCGACCGATGCGAGCAAAGTCGCGCTGACCCACCTCGTCGCCCGGCTTATCGCCGGCGGTTTCACCCTTCTCGACACGCAATTCGTCACGGATCACTTGGCGTCGTTCGGGGCGATTGAAATCCCGCGGGAGACCTACCACGCCCAACTCGCGGCGGCGATGCGCGTAGAGGCGGACTTCTACTCGCTGCCCGAGGCGGGCGGCGGTGCGGCAGCCCTGCAGTCGATCGGCCAGACATCGTAG
- the mlaD gene encoding outer membrane lipid asymmetry maintenance protein MlaD, translated as MKGNLFEALIGAVVLAVAGFFLVFAFSTSDVGAVAGYEVTATFDRVDGVNAGADVRMSGIKIGTVTKLELEKDTFLAKATLSIDSEVKLPTDSSAEITTEGLLGGKYMAIVPGGADETLANGGRIQFTQSSISLEGLIGRFGFGLGSSESDSESTQ; from the coding sequence ATGAAAGGCAACCTGTTCGAAGCCCTGATCGGCGCCGTCGTTCTCGCGGTCGCCGGATTTTTTCTGGTCTTCGCGTTTTCGACATCGGATGTCGGCGCGGTCGCCGGCTACGAAGTGACGGCGACCTTCGACCGGGTCGACGGCGTCAACGCGGGCGCCGACGTGCGCATGAGCGGAATTAAAATTGGGACGGTGACAAAACTCGAGTTGGAGAAAGACACTTTCCTCGCCAAGGCGACGCTCAGTATCGACAGCGAGGTCAAGCTGCCAACCGACTCGTCGGCGGAAATCACGACCGAAGGTCTGCTGGGCGGCAAATACATGGCCATTGTCCCCGGTGGGGCCGATGAAACGCTCGCAAACGGCGGGCGTATCCAGTTCACCCAGTCGTCGATCAGCCTGGAAGGCTTGATTGGGCGCTTCGGGTTCGGTCTCGGCAGTAGCGAGTCGGACAGCGAAAGCACCCAATAG
- a CDS encoding methyltransferase domain-containing protein: MSGSSSHRDPAQAWDPNAYATNARFVADLGVAVLDLLAPQPGERILDVGCGDGPLTQKIATAGAQVVGIDASEDLVRAARALGLQAEVANAHALTFDQEFDAVFSNAALHWMRDPDAVIDGVRRALKPGGRFVAEFGGHGNVATLIAAIDEELTARGHSGLKGNPWYFPTPEEYAARLRDNGFTVEEIGLIDRPTRLPGDIGGWLDTFADAFLRVLPASERRAARDGVVTRLRSRIRDADGVWWADYVRLRFRAVLAS; encoded by the coding sequence GTGTCGGGTTCGTCCTCGCACCGCGATCCGGCGCAAGCCTGGGATCCGAATGCCTATGCAACCAACGCGCGCTTCGTCGCCGACCTTGGCGTGGCGGTCCTCGATCTGCTGGCACCCCAGCCGGGCGAGCGGATCCTCGATGTCGGTTGCGGCGATGGTCCGCTCACGCAAAAAATCGCGACGGCCGGTGCCCAGGTTGTCGGTATCGATGCGAGCGAGGACCTGGTGCGAGCGGCACGGGCGCTTGGGCTGCAGGCCGAGGTTGCCAACGCCCACGCCCTGACCTTCGACCAGGAATTCGATGCCGTGTTTTCGAATGCGGCCCTCCACTGGATGCGCGATCCCGATGCCGTGATCGACGGAGTCCGCCGCGCACTTAAACCCGGTGGGCGTTTCGTCGCCGAGTTCGGCGGACATGGAAATGTCGCCACGTTGATTGCCGCGATCGACGAAGAACTAACGGCGCGGGGTCATTCCGGACTGAAGGGCAATCCTTGGTATTTCCCAACGCCCGAGGAATACGCCGCGCGCCTGCGCGACAACGGGTTCACCGTCGAGGAAATCGGCCTGATCGACCGGCCGACGCGCCTGCCCGGCGACATTGGCGGTTGGCTCGACACATTTGCCGATGCGTTCCTGCGGGTTCTGCCGGCGTCTGAACGCCGAGCCGCGCGCGACGGTGTCGTGACGCGGCTTAGGTCCCGGATTCGCGATGCCGACGGCGTGTGGTGGGCCGACTACGTCCGGCTGAGGTTCCGGGCCGTCTTGGCCTCTTGA
- the accB gene encoding acetyl-CoA carboxylase biotin carboxyl carrier protein produces the protein MAKLSIDPDVIRELAGLLDETNLTEIEWEQDDQRVRVSRGGGGGGTHYVTAPAPMPGAAPSAPSDPAPTAVPASHPGAVNSPMVGTAYLSPEPSAPAFVKVGDTVSQGQTLLIVEAMKTMNPIAAPRSGKVTAILIEDATPVEFGEPLMIVE, from the coding sequence ATGGCAAAACTTTCGATCGATCCAGATGTCATTCGTGAATTGGCCGGATTACTGGATGAAACGAACCTTACCGAGATCGAATGGGAGCAGGACGACCAGCGCGTCCGCGTCTCGCGTGGCGGCGGCGGCGGCGGCACGCACTATGTGACGGCGCCGGCTCCGATGCCAGGTGCGGCGCCGAGTGCGCCGAGCGACCCGGCACCGACGGCGGTGCCGGCAAGCCACCCTGGCGCGGTGAACTCGCCGATGGTCGGCACCGCCTATCTCTCGCCCGAACCCAGCGCCCCGGCCTTTGTCAAAGTGGGCGATACGGTCTCGCAGGGTCAGACCTTGTTGATCGTCGAGGCGATGAAGACCATGAACCCGATTGCCGCGCCGCGCAGCGGCAAGGTCACGGCAATCCTGATCGAAGACGCGACGCCCGTCGAATTCGGCGAACCGCTGATGATCGTCGAATAA
- a CDS encoding vitamin B12-dependent ribonucleotide reductase, with protein sequence MRVQRFFTANGGSPYDGMAFRSTISEIRNPDGSIVFQMKDVEVPADWSQVASDIIAQKYFRKAGIPARLKKVEENTVPSWLWRSVPDDEALAALPEEERFSNERTAKQVFDRLAGTWTYWGWKGGYFDGEDDARAFFDEMRFMLAQQMGAPNSPQWFNTGLHWAYGIDGPAQGHFYVDYRTGNLTRSESAYEHPQPHACFIQGIKDDLVNEGGIMDLWTREARLFKYGSGTGSNFSHLRGSGESLSGGGKSSGLMSFLKIGDRAAGAIKSGGTTRRAAKMVVVDADHPDIEAFVNWKALEEQKVAALVSGSKLTSKHLNAVIKACHAVTGDARFTPNDNPALKKAIIEARKSMIPENFIQRVIEFAKQGYTGIDFPTYTTDWDGEAYLTVSGQNANNTVRVTDAFLEAVEKDGDWDLIRRTDGKLSETVKARELWDQIAMAAWQSADPGLQYHSTINDWHTCPAGGEIRASNPCSEYMFLDDTACNLASLNLLTFRGEDRAFNIEGFEHAVRLWTMVLEVSVLMAQFPSKEIAQLSYEYRTLGLGYANIGGLLMASGLSYDSDEGRALCGAITALMTGVSYATSAEMAGEMGAFPRYDDNAAHMLRVIRNHRRAAVGEAEGYENLATLPVALDIANIPEDGIAQAAAKAWDLALKLGEKHGYRNAQATVIAPTGTIGLLMDCDTTGIEPDFAIVKFKKLAGGGYFRIINRAVPEALAVLGYSEDEIAAIITYATGNGTLENAPGVNHATLAEKGFTKEALAKLEEALTNAFDIKFVFNKWTFGEEFCVKALGIDPARLTDPTFDMLLELGFTAAEIDAANTYCSGAMTLEGAPKLKDAHLPVFDCATPCGRKGKRFLSWQSHIHMMAAAQPFISGAISKTINMPRQATVEDCKEAYNLSWRLALKANALYRDGSKLSQPLSAMAIEDEAEAYDEQPSQAQVAALAEKMARETIDRMIAEKGQRGERRRLPQRRKGYTQKAIVGGHKVYLRTGEFEDGNLGEIFIDMHKEGSAFRSLMDGFAIAISLGLQYGVPLDEFVESFTFTRFEPSGMVEGNEAIKMATSVLDYLFRELAISYLGRTDLAHVEPNDLRHDVLRGTSGDSTLAEGEEADETPLAAVMGVASNGYMRTNLYVVNGGAADGPPTTAFLGRSAEGASSVAFGGGGVEVSAPSAQFVMATSTTIAEITTDPTLDRIREARMKGYEGDACGECGNFTLVRNGTCMKCNTCGSTSGCS encoded by the coding sequence ATGCGCGTTCAACGTTTCTTCACCGCGAATGGAGGATCGCCCTACGACGGAATGGCTTTCCGCAGCACGATCAGCGAAATCCGCAATCCGGACGGCTCCATCGTGTTTCAGATGAAGGACGTGGAAGTCCCCGCCGATTGGTCCCAGGTCGCCAGCGATATCATTGCGCAGAAGTACTTCCGTAAGGCCGGAATCCCCGCTCGGCTCAAAAAAGTCGAAGAAAACACGGTCCCGTCGTGGCTGTGGCGCAGCGTCCCAGACGACGAGGCCCTCGCCGCGCTCCCCGAGGAAGAACGATTCAGCAACGAGCGGACCGCCAAGCAGGTCTTCGACCGGCTCGCCGGCACGTGGACCTATTGGGGTTGGAAGGGCGGCTATTTCGACGGCGAGGACGATGCCCGCGCCTTCTTCGACGAAATGCGATTCATGCTGGCCCAGCAGATGGGCGCACCCAATTCGCCGCAATGGTTCAACACCGGCCTGCACTGGGCCTACGGGATCGACGGCCCGGCCCAGGGCCATTTCTATGTCGACTACCGCACCGGCAACCTGACCCGCTCAGAATCCGCCTACGAACATCCCCAGCCCCACGCCTGCTTTATCCAGGGCATCAAGGACGACCTGGTCAACGAAGGTGGGATCATGGACCTGTGGACGCGCGAAGCGCGCCTGTTCAAGTACGGGTCGGGCACCGGCAGCAACTTCTCGCACCTGCGCGGTTCGGGCGAATCGCTGTCGGGCGGCGGCAAATCGTCGGGCCTGATGAGCTTCCTCAAAATCGGCGATCGGGCGGCCGGCGCGATCAAGTCAGGGGGCACCACGCGGCGCGCGGCGAAGATGGTTGTGGTCGATGCCGACCACCCCGATATCGAGGCGTTCGTAAACTGGAAAGCCCTTGAAGAACAAAAGGTTGCAGCGCTTGTCTCAGGCTCTAAATTAACGTCGAAACACCTCAACGCGGTGATCAAGGCGTGCCACGCCGTCACCGGCGACGCGCGTTTTACCCCCAACGACAACCCCGCCCTTAAGAAGGCCATCATCGAAGCCCGTAAGTCGATGATCCCCGAGAACTTCATCCAACGGGTCATCGAGTTTGCTAAGCAAGGCTACACCGGGATCGACTTCCCGACCTACACCACCGACTGGGACGGCGAGGCCTACCTGACGGTGTCCGGTCAGAACGCCAACAACACGGTGCGGGTGACCGATGCGTTCCTCGAGGCGGTAGAAAAGGACGGCGACTGGGACCTGATCCGGCGGACCGACGGCAAGCTGTCGGAAACCGTCAAGGCCCGTGAGCTGTGGGACCAAATCGCAATGGCGGCGTGGCAAAGCGCCGACCCCGGCCTGCAATACCATTCGACCATCAACGACTGGCACACCTGCCCCGCGGGCGGCGAGATCCGGGCCTCGAACCCGTGCTCGGAGTACATGTTCTTGGACGACACCGCGTGCAACTTGGCGTCGCTGAACTTGCTGACGTTCCGCGGCGAAGACCGCGCGTTCAATATCGAAGGGTTCGAACACGCCGTTCGTCTGTGGACGATGGTGCTCGAAGTCTCGGTCCTGATGGCGCAGTTCCCCTCCAAGGAAATCGCGCAGCTTTCCTATGAGTACCGGACCTTGGGTTTGGGCTACGCCAACATCGGCGGTCTGTTGATGGCCAGCGGCCTGTCCTACGATTCGGACGAAGGCCGCGCGCTGTGCGGCGCGATCACCGCGCTCATGACCGGCGTCTCCTACGCGACCTCGGCCGAAATGGCGGGCGAGATGGGCGCCTTTCCGCGCTACGACGACAACGCCGCACATATGCTGCGGGTGATCCGCAATCATCGCCGTGCGGCGGTCGGGGAAGCCGAGGGATACGAAAACCTCGCCACGCTTCCGGTCGCCTTGGATATCGCCAACATTCCCGAAGACGGCATCGCGCAAGCCGCCGCAAAGGCCTGGGACCTTGCCCTGAAACTTGGCGAGAAACACGGCTATCGCAACGCGCAGGCCACGGTGATCGCCCCGACCGGGACGATCGGCCTCTTGATGGATTGCGACACGACCGGGATCGAGCCCGATTTCGCCATCGTCAAATTCAAGAAACTCGCCGGCGGCGGCTACTTCCGGATCATCAACCGCGCGGTCCCTGAGGCGCTAGCGGTCCTCGGCTACAGCGAAGACGAGATCGCGGCGATCATTACCTACGCCACCGGCAACGGCACCCTTGAGAACGCGCCGGGCGTGAACCATGCCACCCTCGCCGAGAAAGGCTTCACCAAGGAGGCATTGGCCAAGCTGGAAGAAGCGCTGACCAACGCGTTCGACATCAAGTTCGTGTTCAACAAATGGACCTTTGGCGAAGAGTTTTGCGTCAAAGCCCTCGGCATCGACCCCGCGCGCTTGACCGACCCCACCTTCGACATGCTGTTGGAACTTGGCTTCACCGCCGCCGAGATCGATGCCGCAAATACCTACTGCTCCGGCGCGATGACGTTGGAGGGCGCGCCCAAGCTGAAAGACGCGCACCTGCCGGTCTTCGACTGTGCGACACCGTGCGGCCGCAAGGGCAAGCGCTTCCTGTCGTGGCAAAGCCACATCCACATGATGGCAGCGGCCCAGCCCTTCATCTCGGGCGCGATCTCGAAGACGATCAACATGCCGCGCCAAGCGACCGTCGAGGATTGCAAGGAGGCCTACAACCTGTCCTGGCGGCTCGCGCTCAAGGCCAACGCGCTGTACCGCGACGGCTCGAAGCTGTCCCAGCCGCTTTCGGCGATGGCGATCGAGGATGAGGCCGAGGCCTACGACGAGCAACCGAGCCAGGCTCAGGTTGCGGCGTTGGCCGAAAAAATGGCCCGCGAGACGATCGACCGGATGATTGCGGAAAAAGGGCAACGCGGCGAACGCCGCCGCCTGCCCCAGCGCCGCAAGGGCTATACCCAGAAGGCGATTGTCGGCGGGCACAAAGTGTATTTGCGTACCGGCGAATTCGAGGACGGCAACCTCGGCGAAATCTTCATCGACATGCACAAGGAAGGTTCGGCCTTCCGCAGCTTGATGGACGGTTTTGCCATCGCGATTTCGCTCGGCCTGCAATACGGCGTACCGTTGGATGAGTTCGTCGAATCCTTCACCTTCACCCGGTTCGAGCCATCGGGCATGGTCGAAGGCAACGAGGCGATCAAAATGGCGACCTCGGTGCTCGATTACCTGTTCCGGGAACTGGCGATTTCCTACCTCGGCCGTACCGACCTGGCCCATGTCGAACCCAACGATCTGCGCCACGACGTCCTGCGCGGCACCAGCGGGGACTCGACACTGGCCGAGGGCGAAGAGGCCGACGAGACGCCGCTCGCGGCCGTCATGGGGGTTGCCAGCAACGGCTATATGCGGACCAACCTCTACGTGGTGAACGGCGGCGCCGCCGACGGCCCGCCGACGACCGCCTTCCTGGGCCGGAGCGCCGAGGGCGCTTCGTCGGTCGCGTTCGGCGGTGGCGGGGTCGAGGTGAGTGCGCCGTCGGCGCAGTTCGTCATGGCCACATCGACGACCATCGCGGAAATAACCACCGACCCGACCTTGGATCGCATTCGCGAGGCCCGCATGAAGGGCTACGAGGGCGACGCCTGCGGCGAATGCGGCAACTTCACCTTGGTGCGCAACGGCACCTGCATGAAATGCAACACCTGTGGCTCAACGAGCGGGTGTTCCTAA
- the accC gene encoding acetyl-CoA carboxylase biotin carboxylase subunit, with protein sequence MLEKVLIANRGEIALRILRACREMGIKTVAVHSTADENAMHVRLADETVCIGPPSATDSYLNIPAIISAAEITEADGIHPGYGFLSENANFASIVEEHGITFIGPTAEHIRLMGDKVTAKVTAKNLGIPVVPGSEGAIASDAEALQVAEEIGYPVIVKAASGGGGRGMKVARSADQMSEVLSTARAESKAAFGDDTLYMEKYLETPRHIEIQVVGDSHGNAVHLGERDCSMQRRHQKILEEAPSPALNAKARAEIGTRVADAIRKLGYRGVGTIEFLYENGEFFFIEMNTRLQVEHPVTEMVTGVDLVREQLRIASGAPLSFSQDDVRINGHAIECRINAENPRTFAPNPGKVTSFHAPGGYGVRVDSGLYGGYSIPPYYDSLVAKLIVHGANRNECLMRLRRSLMEFVVDGVETTIPLHLDLIDNKDVIDGNYNIHWLEKYIDSTRG encoded by the coding sequence ATGCTCGAAAAGGTACTGATCGCCAATCGCGGTGAGATCGCGCTGCGCATTTTGCGGGCTTGCCGCGAGATGGGCATCAAGACCGTCGCGGTGCATTCGACCGCCGACGAAAACGCGATGCATGTGCGCCTTGCCGATGAAACCGTTTGCATCGGCCCGCCGAGCGCGACCGACAGCTACCTCAATATTCCGGCGATCATTTCCGCCGCCGAAATCACCGAAGCTGACGGCATTCATCCCGGTTACGGCTTTCTGTCGGAGAACGCGAACTTCGCCTCGATCGTCGAGGAACACGGGATCACCTTCATTGGGCCGACGGCGGAGCACATTCGGTTGATGGGCGACAAAGTGACCGCCAAGGTCACCGCCAAGAACCTTGGCATTCCGGTCGTGCCCGGGTCCGAGGGAGCGATTGCCAGCGACGCCGAGGCGCTGCAGGTCGCCGAGGAGATCGGTTATCCGGTGATCGTCAAAGCCGCGTCTGGCGGCGGCGGTCGCGGCATGAAGGTTGCGCGCAGCGCCGACCAAATGTCGGAAGTGTTGTCGACCGCGCGCGCCGAATCCAAGGCCGCATTCGGCGACGACACGCTATATATGGAAAAGTATCTCGAAACGCCGCGTCATATCGAGATTCAGGTGGTTGGCGACTCCCACGGCAATGCGGTTCACCTGGGCGAACGCGATTGTTCGATGCAACGTCGCCACCAGAAGATTCTGGAAGAGGCCCCCTCGCCCGCGCTGAACGCCAAAGCCCGCGCCGAAATCGGGACGCGGGTCGCCGACGCCATCCGCAAGCTCGGCTATCGCGGCGTCGGCACGATCGAGTTCCTCTACGAGAACGGTGAGTTCTTTTTCATCGAAATGAACACGCGGCTGCAGGTCGAGCATCCGGTGACCGAAATGGTCACCGGCGTGGATTTGGTGCGCGAGCAGTTGCGGATCGCCTCCGGCGCCCCGTTGAGCTTCAGCCAAGACGACGTGCGCATCAACGGCCATGCAATCGAGTGCCGGATCAACGCAGAGAACCCCAGGACGTTTGCGCCCAACCCGGGCAAGGTCACGAGCTTTCACGCGCCGGGCGGCTATGGGGTTCGGGTCGACTCGGGTCTTTACGGCGGCTACTCAATTCCGCCCTATTACGACAGTCTCGTCGCCAAGCTCATCGTCCACGGCGCCAATCGCAACGAATGTCTGATGCGGCTGCGCCGTTCGCTCATGGAGTTCGTCGTCGACGGGGTCGAAACCACGATCCCGTTGCATCTCGACCTGATCGACAACAAAGACGTCATCGACGGCAACTACAACATCCATTGGCTTGAGAAATACATCGACTCCACCCGTGGATGA